From a region of the Apibacter sp. B3706 genome:
- the gyrB gene encoding DNA topoisomerase (ATP-hydrolyzing) subunit B — MSEQKYTADSIQALEGIEHVRMRPSMYIGDVGVRGLHHLVYEVVDNSIDEALAGYCDTINVSIGKDNSITVKDNGRGIPVDTNKQTGLSALELVMTKIGAGGKFDKDSYKVSGGLHGVGVSCVNALSTELIATVNRDGKQYQQKYSKGVALTSVEIVGVSTHTGTTVTFIPDSSIFTETIYNYDTLATRLRELSFLNKGITITLSDEREVDEEGNIRSEEFYSERGLEEFVEFIDENREPLMDEIIHMEGEIDEIPVEVAMRYNTSYTENIHSYVNNINTHEGGTHLTGFRRALTRTLKKYADENINLAKEKVEITGDDFREGLTAVVSVKVMEPQFEGQTKTKLGNSEVSSAVDKIVAEMLTNYLEEHPNEAKQIVQKVLLAAKARQAAKKARELVQRKSPLGGSGLPGKLADCSSRKAEESELFLVEGDSAGGTAKQGRDRNFQAILPLRGKILNVEKAVSYKVFESDEIKNIYTALGVSVGTEEDSKELNLSKLRYHKVVIMTDADVDGSHITTLILTFFFRYMKEMIEKGYIYIATPPLYLLKKGNKEYYAWDDKHREEIASQLGNAQGKGFTVQRYKGLGEMNAEQLWDTTMNPEKRTLRQVTINNASEADRIFSMLMGDDVPPRREFIEKNAVYANIDA, encoded by the coding sequence ATGAGTGAACAAAAATATACTGCAGATAGTATTCAAGCGCTTGAAGGAATTGAACATGTACGTATGCGTCCCTCCATGTATATTGGGGATGTGGGAGTTAGAGGATTACATCATTTAGTATATGAGGTAGTTGACAATTCCATTGATGAGGCTTTAGCCGGGTATTGCGATACTATTAATGTAAGTATAGGTAAAGATAATTCTATAACGGTAAAAGATAACGGTCGAGGTATTCCTGTTGATACCAATAAGCAGACGGGATTGTCTGCTTTAGAATTGGTTATGACAAAAATTGGAGCAGGAGGGAAATTTGATAAAGATTCATATAAAGTTTCCGGAGGATTGCATGGAGTGGGAGTGTCCTGTGTCAATGCATTATCTACTGAATTGATTGCTACCGTTAACAGAGACGGTAAACAATACCAGCAAAAATACTCTAAAGGGGTTGCATTAACTTCTGTTGAAATTGTTGGGGTTTCCACCCATACAGGAACTACAGTAACATTTATTCCCGACAGTTCAATTTTTACCGAAACTATTTATAATTACGATACATTAGCCACTCGTCTTCGTGAACTTTCATTTTTGAACAAAGGAATTACTATTACTTTATCAGATGAACGTGAAGTAGATGAAGAAGGCAACATTAGATCGGAAGAATTTTATTCTGAAAGAGGATTAGAGGAATTTGTCGAATTTATAGATGAGAACAGAGAACCCTTAATGGATGAAATCATTCATATGGAGGGAGAGATTGATGAAATACCGGTTGAAGTTGCCATGAGGTATAATACTTCGTATACGGAAAATATTCATTCATATGTAAATAATATTAATACCCATGAAGGGGGAACGCATTTAACCGGGTTTAGAAGGGCGTTAACCAGAACCTTGAAAAAATATGCCGATGAAAATATTAATTTGGCAAAAGAAAAGGTTGAAATTACCGGTGACGATTTTCGTGAAGGTTTGACTGCTGTTGTTTCCGTTAAAGTCATGGAACCTCAGTTTGAAGGACAAACTAAAACTAAATTAGGTAATTCGGAAGTTAGTTCTGCTGTAGATAAAATAGTTGCCGAAATGTTAACTAATTATCTGGAAGAACATCCTAATGAAGCAAAACAAATTGTTCAAAAAGTTCTTCTCGCAGCAAAAGCGCGACAAGCGGCTAAAAAAGCAAGAGAACTCGTACAAAGAAAATCTCCGTTAGGAGGAAGCGGTTTGCCGGGAAAATTAGCTGATTGTTCTTCACGTAAAGCAGAGGAAAGTGAATTATTCTTAGTCGAAGGAGATTCAGCAGGGGGGACAGCCAAACAAGGTAGAGACAGAAACTTTCAAGCGATCCTTCCGTTGAGAGGTAAAATACTTAATGTAGAAAAAGCTGTTAGCTATAAAGTATTTGAAAGTGATGAAATAAAAAATATTTATACCGCTTTAGGGGTATCTGTTGGTACAGAAGAAGATTCCAAAGAATTAAACCTTTCTAAGCTAAGATATCATAAAGTGGTAATTATGACCGATGCGGATGTAGACGGTTCTCACATTACAACTTTAATATTAACCTTTTTCTTCCGTTACATGAAAGAAATGATTGAAAAAGGATATATTTATATTGCAACCCCTCCTTTATATTTATTGAAAAAAGGAAATAAAGAATATTATGCCTGGGATGATAAACATAGAGAGGAAATAGCTTCACAATTAGGTAACGCTCAAGGTAAAGGTTTTACCGTTCAAAGGTATAAAGGTTTAGGAGAAATGAATGCTGAACAGCTTTGGGATACGACTATGAATCCTGAAAAAAGAACGTTGAGACAAGTTACTATCAATAATGCATCAGAGGCAGATCGTATATTCTCCATGTTAATGGGAGATGATGTACCGCCTCGTAGAGAATTTATTGAAAAAAATGCTGTTTATGCAAATATTGATGCTTAA
- a CDS encoding GNAT family N-acetyltransferase, with protein MKLEKLNLLDQNEITFVENNYIKSFPVEERRPTDQMFKLYEDYKDKFKILLCIKDNERIGFITYWKLNTFTFIEHFAISSVYRQKGYGSKIMQLFIEKISQPIVLEVEPPTSHWDIRRINFYERLGFKLWNDIEYKQPSYHQDGKSYPMKLMSLREIQLDKEEINVIKLIHSEVYQI; from the coding sequence ATGAAACTTGAAAAATTAAATCTTTTAGATCAAAATGAAATTACATTTGTCGAAAATAATTATATAAAATCTTTTCCTGTTGAAGAAAGGAGGCCTACGGATCAAATGTTTAAACTTTATGAAGATTATAAAGATAAATTTAAAATCTTATTATGTATAAAAGACAACGAAAGAATCGGTTTCATTACTTACTGGAAATTAAATACTTTTACATTTATTGAACATTTTGCGATTTCTTCTGTTTATAGACAAAAAGGATATGGAAGCAAGATTATGCAACTATTCATAGAAAAAATTTCACAACCTATTGTACTTGAAGTGGAACCTCCAACTTCACATTGGGATATACGTAGAATTAATTTTTATGAACGGCTAGGTTTCAAATTATGGAATGATATTGAATATAAACAACCATCCTATCATCAGGATGGTAAAAGTTACCCAATGAAATTAATGTCTCTTCGTGAAATACAACTAGATAAAGAGGAAATAAATGTTATAAAGTTAATACATTCTGAAGTGTACCAAATTTAA